A genomic stretch from Carassius auratus strain Wakin chromosome 37, ASM336829v1, whole genome shotgun sequence includes:
- the LOC113056169 gene encoding zinc finger E-box-binding homeobox 1-like isoform X2, producing the protein MADGPRCKRRKQANPRRTNVSNYSHVLEGQSDSDDEDKLHIVEEEGSLLDGADCDSVAPDEDPNGTVDPDSRWDDVKEECVSDEDERSRDALVEEMLQQGDTTVIFPEAPEDEPRQGTPETSGHDENGTPDSFSQLLTCPYCSRGYKRYTSLKEHIKYRHEKSEDNFSCSLCSYTFAYRTQLDRHMTAHKAGREQRHVTQSGGGGNRKFKCTECGKAFKYKHHLKEHLRIHSGEKPYECSNCKKRFSHSGSYSSHISSKKCIGLISVNGRPQTSPATGAAKTPQCSSPSLPTSSPTARVQVRDKLDNSKPLQEQLPLTQIKSEPLDYEYKPVVVAPSARGINGMFQGGAAAPLQGAVQAVVLPTVGLVSPISINLGDLQNVLKVAVDGNIIRQVLESTQAKGQQAGTGIIGAGGVGIAQATQQVIQAISLPILDQDGTAKIYINYSLDPSQAQALLQSPKKEPLVLNTEACKAQKLPEDLTVKTNRDKTTITVDKKNILHNDTTLKHCGKDGHRVNGKNLDGKIDLEEGLCPGQPTLKNLLTLLKAYNEPTKEELAKISESVSLPAEVVKKWFEKMQLGQISLDPSSPLAEDEQTTPGDLDGTRGESPRPELDKQINSEEQGERECCSPAEGLAARENGIESVPTSPSPLNLSADGPVPARTLEEGEGPLDLSLPKSAATAAVASGHVNTVYSAQEEPLNLTCTKELLSNASTNAAIYASQPSANPINIVTTQLPTLLAITDQGQAQCLRALTTTKQTILIPQLTYSYTTTSSSPAGNDTPQKNVIHVNGIKEEKQEMGSEVTSTLEEQTDSDSGPTRKKMKRTESGLYACDLCDKIFQKSSSLLRHKYEHTGKRPHECGICSKAFKHKHHLIEHLRLHSGEKPYQCDKCGKRFSHSGSYSQHMNHRYSYCKKEAKGQGLGQGVEEEDNTGEGQPQTGSTATSPPSHLDSDERGSSTREDESEEEDDIGSGSLVDEDEIQVVKIGEEGDEDDQGADEDQEGERMEGAEQEDGDEEGESEENDGQTLKVVVMQDECEDENGEEEQSAQEAMDTGTHEHTKDTTERENPEDDERRIENEENTATMNGDVK; encoded by the exons tgaaAGAGGAGTGTGTGTCAGATGAGGATGAGAGGAGCAGAGATGCTTTGGTTGAGGAGATGCTCCAGCAAGGAGACACGACCGTCATCTTCCCGGAGGCTCCAGAAGACGAACCGCGACAGGGCACGCCAGAAACCAGCGGACATGATGAAAATG GCACGCCAGACTCATTTTCTCAGCTTCTTACATGTCCCTATTGCTCTCGTGGCTACAAGCGTTACACCTCACTGAAGGAGCACATTAAATACAGACACGAGAAGAGCGAGGACAACTTCAGCTGCTCTCTCTGCAGCTACACATTTGCCTATCGAACACAGCTTGACAGACACATGACTGCACACAAAGCTGGCCGAGAACAG CGGCATGTTACTCAGTCAGGTGGAGGAGGGAATCGAAAGTTTAAATGCACTGAATGTGGCAAAGCCTTCAAGTACAAACACCACCTGAAAGAACACCTGCGCATCCACAGTG GAGAAAAGCCTTATGAGTGCTCCAACTGCAAGAAGCGTTTCTCTCATTCAGGGTCCTACAGTTCCCACATCAGCAGTAAGAAGTGCATTGGCCTCATCTCAGTAAACGGGCGGCCGCAAACTTCTCCCGCCACCGGGGCTGCTAAGACCCCTCAGTGCTCTTCCCCATCCCTGCCAACCTCTTCCCCCACGGCCCGTGTCCAAGTCAGAGACAAACTGGACAATAGCAAACCCCTTCAGGAACAGCTTCCCTTGACACAGATCAAGTCTGAGCCACTGGACTATGAGTACAAGCCTGTGGTGGTGGCCCCATCTGCTAGAGGAATAAATGGCATGTTCCAGGGTGGGGCGGCAGCCCCTCTTCAGGGTGCTGTACAGGCTGTTGTGCTCCCAACAGTGGGTCTAGTATCCCCAATCAGCATCAACCTGGGGGACTTACAGAACGTGCTGAAGGTGGCAGTGGATGGGAACATCATCAGGCAAGTGCTGGAAAGCACGCAAGCTAAGGGGCAGCAAGCAGGGACAGGAATCATTGGAGCAGGAGGGGTGGGAATTGCCCAAGCAACCCAGCAAGTCATACAGGCCATTAGTCTTCCCATCTTAGATCAGGATGGCACTGCGAAGATCTACATCAACTACAGTCTTGACCCTTCACAGGCCCAAGCACTTCTTCAAAGTCCAAAGAAGGAACCTTTGGTGTTGAACACTGAAGCCTGCAAGGCACAGAAGCTGCCAGAGGACCTGACGGTCAAGACTAATAGGGACAAAACCACCATCACTGTGgacaagaaaaacattttacacaatGACACAACACTTAAGCACTGTGGTAAAGATGGACACAGGGTAAATGGGAAAAACCTTGATGGGAAGATAGACTTAGAGGAAGGACTGTGTCCTGGCCAGCCTACCCTGAAGAACCTTCTCACCTTGCTCAAGGCTTACAACGAGCCCACCAAGGAGGAGCTGGCAAAGATATCCGAGTCTGTCAGTCTTCCAGCAGAGGTGGTGAAGAAGTGGTTTGAGAAGATGCAGTTGGGACAGATATCTCTAGATCCCTCCTCCCCCCTAGCTGAGGATGAGCAGACCACTCCTGGGGATTTGGATGGGACTAGAGGTGAATCACCCAGACCAGAGCTGGATAAGCAAATTAACTCAGAGGAGCAAGGAGAGAGGGAATGCTGTAGCCCAGCTGAGGGCCTAGCAGCTAGGGAGAATGGGATCGAGAGTGTCCCTACATCCCCATCACCATTAAACCTATCGGCCGATGGTCCTGTCCCAGCCAGGACTCTTGAGGAAGGCGAGGGACCTCTCGATTTGTCGCTACCAAAATCTGCTGCTACAGCTGCTGTGGCTAGCGGTCACGTAAACACTGTTTACTCGGCTCAAGAGGAGCCACTGAATTTAACTTGCACAAAGGAACTGCTCAGCAATGCAAGCACCAATGCTGCCATATATGCCAGCCAACCAAGTGCCAATCCCATTAACATCGTGACCACTCAACTGCCCACCCTATTGGCTATCACTGACCAGGGACAAGCGCAATGTCTCCGTGCACTTACCACCACTAAACAGACCATCCTGATTCCGCAGCTGACTTACAGTTACACCACTACATCCTCCAGCCCAGCAGGGAACGACACACCACAGAAGAATGTTATACACGTCAATGGCATCAAG GAAGAGAAACAGGAAATGGGTTCAGAGGTCACCTCAACATTGGAAGAACAAACAGACTCAGACTCAGGGCCGACGAGGAAGAAGATGAAAAGGACGGAGAGTGGCCTGTACGCCTGTGACCTGTGTGACAAAATCTTCCAGAAGAGCAGTTCACTGCTCCGCCATAAATATGAACACACAG GAAAAAGGCCTCATGAATGTGGGATCTGCAGCAAGGCCTTCAAACACAAGCACCACCTAATAGAACACCTGCGCCTGCACTCCGGAGAAAAGCCGTACCAATGCGACAAGTGTGGAAAACGCTTCTCCCACTCTGGCTCCTACTCACAACACATGAACCACCGATACTCCTACTGTAAGAAAGAGGCTAAAGGTCAAGGTCTAGGCCAGGGAGTCGAGGAAGAGGACAATACTGGAGAGGGGCAGCCTCAAACGGGCAGCACAGCGACCTCACCCCCTTCCCACCTGGATTCGGATGAGCGGGGGAGTAGTACCAGAGAGGATGAGAGCGAGGAGGAGGATGATATAGGCTCGGGGAGCTTAGTGGACGAGGATGAGATTCAGGTGGTCAAGATTGGAGAGGAGGGAGATGAAGACGACCAGGGAGCAGATGAAGACCAGGAAGGAGAGAGGATGGAAGGGGCGGAACAAGAAGATGGTGACGAGGAAGGCGAGAGTGAGGAAAATGACGGACAGACGCTGAAAGTCGTAGTAATGCAGGATGAATGTGAAGACGAAAACGGAGAGGAGGAGCAATCGGCGCAGGAGGCCATGGACACAGGAACTCATGAACACACGAAGGACACAACAGAAAGAGAGAACCCAGAGGATGATGAGAGAAGgattgaaaatgaagaaaacacaGCCACTATGAATGGAGACGTGAAGTGA
- the LOC113056169 gene encoding zinc finger E-box-binding homeobox 1-like isoform X3, whose amino-acid sequence MSTCAVSNYSHVLEGQSDSDDEDKLHIVEEEGSLLDGADCDSVAPDEDPNGTVDPDSRWDDVKEECVSDEDERSRDALVEEMLQQGDTTVIFPEAPEDEPRQGTPETSGHDENGTPDSFSQLLTCPYCSRGYKRYTSLKEHIKYRHEKSEDNFSCSLCSYTFAYRTQLDRHMTAHKAGREQRHVTQSGGGGNRKFKCTECGKAFKYKHHLKEHLRIHSGEKPYECSNCKKRFSHSGSYSSHISSKKCIGLISVNGRPQTSPATGAAKTPQCSSPSLPTSSPTARVQVRDKLDNSKPLQEQLPLTQIKSEPLDYEYKPVVVAPSARGINGMFQGGAAAPLQGAVQAVVLPTVGLVSPISINLGDLQNVLKVAVDGNIIRQVLESTQAKGQQAGTGIIGAGGVGIAQATQQVIQAISLPILDQDGTAKIYINYSLDPSQAQALLQSPKKEPLVLNTEACKAQKLPEDLTVKTNRDKTTITVDKKNILHNDTTLKHCGKDGHRVNGKNLDGKIDLEEGLCPGQPTLKNLLTLLKAYNEPTKEELAKISESVSLPAEVVKKWFEKMQLGQISLDPSSPLAEDEQTTPGDLDGTRGESPRPELDKQINSEEQGERECCSPAEGLAARENGIESVPTSPSPLNLSADGPVPARTLEEGEGPLDLSLPKSAATAAVASGHVNTVYSAQEEPLNLTCTKELLSNASTNAAIYASQPSANPINIVTTQLPTLLAITDQGQAQCLRALTTTKQTILIPQLTYSYTTTSSSPAGNDTPQKNVIHVNGIKEEKQEMGSEVTSTLEEQTDSDSGPTRKKMKRTESGLYACDLCDKIFQKSSSLLRHKYEHTGKRPHECGICSKAFKHKHHLIEHLRLHSGEKPYQCDKCGKRFSHSGSYSQHMNHRYSYCKKEAKGQGLGQGVEEEDNTGEGQPQTGSTATSPPSHLDSDERGSSTREDESEEEDDIGSGSLVDEDEIQVVKIGEEGDEDDQGADEDQEGERMEGAEQEDGDEEGESEENDGQTLKVVVMQDECEDENGEEEQSAQEAMDTGTHEHTKDTTERENPEDDERRIENEENTATMNGDVK is encoded by the exons tgaaAGAGGAGTGTGTGTCAGATGAGGATGAGAGGAGCAGAGATGCTTTGGTTGAGGAGATGCTCCAGCAAGGAGACACGACCGTCATCTTCCCGGAGGCTCCAGAAGACGAACCGCGACAGGGCACGCCAGAAACCAGCGGACATGATGAAAATG GCACGCCAGACTCATTTTCTCAGCTTCTTACATGTCCCTATTGCTCTCGTGGCTACAAGCGTTACACCTCACTGAAGGAGCACATTAAATACAGACACGAGAAGAGCGAGGACAACTTCAGCTGCTCTCTCTGCAGCTACACATTTGCCTATCGAACACAGCTTGACAGACACATGACTGCACACAAAGCTGGCCGAGAACAG CGGCATGTTACTCAGTCAGGTGGAGGAGGGAATCGAAAGTTTAAATGCACTGAATGTGGCAAAGCCTTCAAGTACAAACACCACCTGAAAGAACACCTGCGCATCCACAGTG GAGAAAAGCCTTATGAGTGCTCCAACTGCAAGAAGCGTTTCTCTCATTCAGGGTCCTACAGTTCCCACATCAGCAGTAAGAAGTGCATTGGCCTCATCTCAGTAAACGGGCGGCCGCAAACTTCTCCCGCCACCGGGGCTGCTAAGACCCCTCAGTGCTCTTCCCCATCCCTGCCAACCTCTTCCCCCACGGCCCGTGTCCAAGTCAGAGACAAACTGGACAATAGCAAACCCCTTCAGGAACAGCTTCCCTTGACACAGATCAAGTCTGAGCCACTGGACTATGAGTACAAGCCTGTGGTGGTGGCCCCATCTGCTAGAGGAATAAATGGCATGTTCCAGGGTGGGGCGGCAGCCCCTCTTCAGGGTGCTGTACAGGCTGTTGTGCTCCCAACAGTGGGTCTAGTATCCCCAATCAGCATCAACCTGGGGGACTTACAGAACGTGCTGAAGGTGGCAGTGGATGGGAACATCATCAGGCAAGTGCTGGAAAGCACGCAAGCTAAGGGGCAGCAAGCAGGGACAGGAATCATTGGAGCAGGAGGGGTGGGAATTGCCCAAGCAACCCAGCAAGTCATACAGGCCATTAGTCTTCCCATCTTAGATCAGGATGGCACTGCGAAGATCTACATCAACTACAGTCTTGACCCTTCACAGGCCCAAGCACTTCTTCAAAGTCCAAAGAAGGAACCTTTGGTGTTGAACACTGAAGCCTGCAAGGCACAGAAGCTGCCAGAGGACCTGACGGTCAAGACTAATAGGGACAAAACCACCATCACTGTGgacaagaaaaacattttacacaatGACACAACACTTAAGCACTGTGGTAAAGATGGACACAGGGTAAATGGGAAAAACCTTGATGGGAAGATAGACTTAGAGGAAGGACTGTGTCCTGGCCAGCCTACCCTGAAGAACCTTCTCACCTTGCTCAAGGCTTACAACGAGCCCACCAAGGAGGAGCTGGCAAAGATATCCGAGTCTGTCAGTCTTCCAGCAGAGGTGGTGAAGAAGTGGTTTGAGAAGATGCAGTTGGGACAGATATCTCTAGATCCCTCCTCCCCCCTAGCTGAGGATGAGCAGACCACTCCTGGGGATTTGGATGGGACTAGAGGTGAATCACCCAGACCAGAGCTGGATAAGCAAATTAACTCAGAGGAGCAAGGAGAGAGGGAATGCTGTAGCCCAGCTGAGGGCCTAGCAGCTAGGGAGAATGGGATCGAGAGTGTCCCTACATCCCCATCACCATTAAACCTATCGGCCGATGGTCCTGTCCCAGCCAGGACTCTTGAGGAAGGCGAGGGACCTCTCGATTTGTCGCTACCAAAATCTGCTGCTACAGCTGCTGTGGCTAGCGGTCACGTAAACACTGTTTACTCGGCTCAAGAGGAGCCACTGAATTTAACTTGCACAAAGGAACTGCTCAGCAATGCAAGCACCAATGCTGCCATATATGCCAGCCAACCAAGTGCCAATCCCATTAACATCGTGACCACTCAACTGCCCACCCTATTGGCTATCACTGACCAGGGACAAGCGCAATGTCTCCGTGCACTTACCACCACTAAACAGACCATCCTGATTCCGCAGCTGACTTACAGTTACACCACTACATCCTCCAGCCCAGCAGGGAACGACACACCACAGAAGAATGTTATACACGTCAATGGCATCAAG GAAGAGAAACAGGAAATGGGTTCAGAGGTCACCTCAACATTGGAAGAACAAACAGACTCAGACTCAGGGCCGACGAGGAAGAAGATGAAAAGGACGGAGAGTGGCCTGTACGCCTGTGACCTGTGTGACAAAATCTTCCAGAAGAGCAGTTCACTGCTCCGCCATAAATATGAACACACAG GAAAAAGGCCTCATGAATGTGGGATCTGCAGCAAGGCCTTCAAACACAAGCACCACCTAATAGAACACCTGCGCCTGCACTCCGGAGAAAAGCCGTACCAATGCGACAAGTGTGGAAAACGCTTCTCCCACTCTGGCTCCTACTCACAACACATGAACCACCGATACTCCTACTGTAAGAAAGAGGCTAAAGGTCAAGGTCTAGGCCAGGGAGTCGAGGAAGAGGACAATACTGGAGAGGGGCAGCCTCAAACGGGCAGCACAGCGACCTCACCCCCTTCCCACCTGGATTCGGATGAGCGGGGGAGTAGTACCAGAGAGGATGAGAGCGAGGAGGAGGATGATATAGGCTCGGGGAGCTTAGTGGACGAGGATGAGATTCAGGTGGTCAAGATTGGAGAGGAGGGAGATGAAGACGACCAGGGAGCAGATGAAGACCAGGAAGGAGAGAGGATGGAAGGGGCGGAACAAGAAGATGGTGACGAGGAAGGCGAGAGTGAGGAAAATGACGGACAGACGCTGAAAGTCGTAGTAATGCAGGATGAATGTGAAGACGAAAACGGAGAGGAGGAGCAATCGGCGCAGGAGGCCATGGACACAGGAACTCATGAACACACGAAGGACACAACAGAAAGAGAGAACCCAGAGGATGATGAGAGAAGgattgaaaatgaagaaaacacaGCCACTATGAATGGAGACGTGAAGTGA
- the LOC113056169 gene encoding zinc finger E-box-binding homeobox 1-like isoform X1 produces the protein MADGPRCKRRKQANPRRTNEERNSGLEQHDVSNYSHVLEGQSDSDDEDKLHIVEEEGSLLDGADCDSVAPDEDPNGTVDPDSRWDDVKEECVSDEDERSRDALVEEMLQQGDTTVIFPEAPEDEPRQGTPETSGHDENGTPDSFSQLLTCPYCSRGYKRYTSLKEHIKYRHEKSEDNFSCSLCSYTFAYRTQLDRHMTAHKAGREQRHVTQSGGGGNRKFKCTECGKAFKYKHHLKEHLRIHSGEKPYECSNCKKRFSHSGSYSSHISSKKCIGLISVNGRPQTSPATGAAKTPQCSSPSLPTSSPTARVQVRDKLDNSKPLQEQLPLTQIKSEPLDYEYKPVVVAPSARGINGMFQGGAAAPLQGAVQAVVLPTVGLVSPISINLGDLQNVLKVAVDGNIIRQVLESTQAKGQQAGTGIIGAGGVGIAQATQQVIQAISLPILDQDGTAKIYINYSLDPSQAQALLQSPKKEPLVLNTEACKAQKLPEDLTVKTNRDKTTITVDKKNILHNDTTLKHCGKDGHRVNGKNLDGKIDLEEGLCPGQPTLKNLLTLLKAYNEPTKEELAKISESVSLPAEVVKKWFEKMQLGQISLDPSSPLAEDEQTTPGDLDGTRGESPRPELDKQINSEEQGERECCSPAEGLAARENGIESVPTSPSPLNLSADGPVPARTLEEGEGPLDLSLPKSAATAAVASGHVNTVYSAQEEPLNLTCTKELLSNASTNAAIYASQPSANPINIVTTQLPTLLAITDQGQAQCLRALTTTKQTILIPQLTYSYTTTSSSPAGNDTPQKNVIHVNGIKEEKQEMGSEVTSTLEEQTDSDSGPTRKKMKRTESGLYACDLCDKIFQKSSSLLRHKYEHTGKRPHECGICSKAFKHKHHLIEHLRLHSGEKPYQCDKCGKRFSHSGSYSQHMNHRYSYCKKEAKGQGLGQGVEEEDNTGEGQPQTGSTATSPPSHLDSDERGSSTREDESEEEDDIGSGSLVDEDEIQVVKIGEEGDEDDQGADEDQEGERMEGAEQEDGDEEGESEENDGQTLKVVVMQDECEDENGEEEQSAQEAMDTGTHEHTKDTTERENPEDDERRIENEENTATMNGDVK, from the exons tgaaAGAGGAGTGTGTGTCAGATGAGGATGAGAGGAGCAGAGATGCTTTGGTTGAGGAGATGCTCCAGCAAGGAGACACGACCGTCATCTTCCCGGAGGCTCCAGAAGACGAACCGCGACAGGGCACGCCAGAAACCAGCGGACATGATGAAAATG GCACGCCAGACTCATTTTCTCAGCTTCTTACATGTCCCTATTGCTCTCGTGGCTACAAGCGTTACACCTCACTGAAGGAGCACATTAAATACAGACACGAGAAGAGCGAGGACAACTTCAGCTGCTCTCTCTGCAGCTACACATTTGCCTATCGAACACAGCTTGACAGACACATGACTGCACACAAAGCTGGCCGAGAACAG CGGCATGTTACTCAGTCAGGTGGAGGAGGGAATCGAAAGTTTAAATGCACTGAATGTGGCAAAGCCTTCAAGTACAAACACCACCTGAAAGAACACCTGCGCATCCACAGTG GAGAAAAGCCTTATGAGTGCTCCAACTGCAAGAAGCGTTTCTCTCATTCAGGGTCCTACAGTTCCCACATCAGCAGTAAGAAGTGCATTGGCCTCATCTCAGTAAACGGGCGGCCGCAAACTTCTCCCGCCACCGGGGCTGCTAAGACCCCTCAGTGCTCTTCCCCATCCCTGCCAACCTCTTCCCCCACGGCCCGTGTCCAAGTCAGAGACAAACTGGACAATAGCAAACCCCTTCAGGAACAGCTTCCCTTGACACAGATCAAGTCTGAGCCACTGGACTATGAGTACAAGCCTGTGGTGGTGGCCCCATCTGCTAGAGGAATAAATGGCATGTTCCAGGGTGGGGCGGCAGCCCCTCTTCAGGGTGCTGTACAGGCTGTTGTGCTCCCAACAGTGGGTCTAGTATCCCCAATCAGCATCAACCTGGGGGACTTACAGAACGTGCTGAAGGTGGCAGTGGATGGGAACATCATCAGGCAAGTGCTGGAAAGCACGCAAGCTAAGGGGCAGCAAGCAGGGACAGGAATCATTGGAGCAGGAGGGGTGGGAATTGCCCAAGCAACCCAGCAAGTCATACAGGCCATTAGTCTTCCCATCTTAGATCAGGATGGCACTGCGAAGATCTACATCAACTACAGTCTTGACCCTTCACAGGCCCAAGCACTTCTTCAAAGTCCAAAGAAGGAACCTTTGGTGTTGAACACTGAAGCCTGCAAGGCACAGAAGCTGCCAGAGGACCTGACGGTCAAGACTAATAGGGACAAAACCACCATCACTGTGgacaagaaaaacattttacacaatGACACAACACTTAAGCACTGTGGTAAAGATGGACACAGGGTAAATGGGAAAAACCTTGATGGGAAGATAGACTTAGAGGAAGGACTGTGTCCTGGCCAGCCTACCCTGAAGAACCTTCTCACCTTGCTCAAGGCTTACAACGAGCCCACCAAGGAGGAGCTGGCAAAGATATCCGAGTCTGTCAGTCTTCCAGCAGAGGTGGTGAAGAAGTGGTTTGAGAAGATGCAGTTGGGACAGATATCTCTAGATCCCTCCTCCCCCCTAGCTGAGGATGAGCAGACCACTCCTGGGGATTTGGATGGGACTAGAGGTGAATCACCCAGACCAGAGCTGGATAAGCAAATTAACTCAGAGGAGCAAGGAGAGAGGGAATGCTGTAGCCCAGCTGAGGGCCTAGCAGCTAGGGAGAATGGGATCGAGAGTGTCCCTACATCCCCATCACCATTAAACCTATCGGCCGATGGTCCTGTCCCAGCCAGGACTCTTGAGGAAGGCGAGGGACCTCTCGATTTGTCGCTACCAAAATCTGCTGCTACAGCTGCTGTGGCTAGCGGTCACGTAAACACTGTTTACTCGGCTCAAGAGGAGCCACTGAATTTAACTTGCACAAAGGAACTGCTCAGCAATGCAAGCACCAATGCTGCCATATATGCCAGCCAACCAAGTGCCAATCCCATTAACATCGTGACCACTCAACTGCCCACCCTATTGGCTATCACTGACCAGGGACAAGCGCAATGTCTCCGTGCACTTACCACCACTAAACAGACCATCCTGATTCCGCAGCTGACTTACAGTTACACCACTACATCCTCCAGCCCAGCAGGGAACGACACACCACAGAAGAATGTTATACACGTCAATGGCATCAAG GAAGAGAAACAGGAAATGGGTTCAGAGGTCACCTCAACATTGGAAGAACAAACAGACTCAGACTCAGGGCCGACGAGGAAGAAGATGAAAAGGACGGAGAGTGGCCTGTACGCCTGTGACCTGTGTGACAAAATCTTCCAGAAGAGCAGTTCACTGCTCCGCCATAAATATGAACACACAG GAAAAAGGCCTCATGAATGTGGGATCTGCAGCAAGGCCTTCAAACACAAGCACCACCTAATAGAACACCTGCGCCTGCACTCCGGAGAAAAGCCGTACCAATGCGACAAGTGTGGAAAACGCTTCTCCCACTCTGGCTCCTACTCACAACACATGAACCACCGATACTCCTACTGTAAGAAAGAGGCTAAAGGTCAAGGTCTAGGCCAGGGAGTCGAGGAAGAGGACAATACTGGAGAGGGGCAGCCTCAAACGGGCAGCACAGCGACCTCACCCCCTTCCCACCTGGATTCGGATGAGCGGGGGAGTAGTACCAGAGAGGATGAGAGCGAGGAGGAGGATGATATAGGCTCGGGGAGCTTAGTGGACGAGGATGAGATTCAGGTGGTCAAGATTGGAGAGGAGGGAGATGAAGACGACCAGGGAGCAGATGAAGACCAGGAAGGAGAGAGGATGGAAGGGGCGGAACAAGAAGATGGTGACGAGGAAGGCGAGAGTGAGGAAAATGACGGACAGACGCTGAAAGTCGTAGTAATGCAGGATGAATGTGAAGACGAAAACGGAGAGGAGGAGCAATCGGCGCAGGAGGCCATGGACACAGGAACTCATGAACACACGAAGGACACAACAGAAAGAGAGAACCCAGAGGATGATGAGAGAAGgattgaaaatgaagaaaacacaGCCACTATGAATGGAGACGTGAAGTGA